A window from Hemicordylus capensis ecotype Gifberg chromosome 2, rHemCap1.1.pri, whole genome shotgun sequence encodes these proteins:
- the LOC128344816 gene encoding zinc finger protein 345-like isoform X2 gives MEENFAMLPSPGAGVILAMHSQPSLLSGEVEEASVRPDQALVTFEEVAVHFSEEEWALLDLDQKALHREVMEENFWNVASLGGRWERKEGKAHRRLLGDARYENGDLKRMKMEAKQKRSNGPFATQHGDLHKSTIQGGKEEVRERSLCLAYKESLSFETSLQPQWKMHIEEKPYKCLECGKSFSVNAYLISHQRIHSGEKPYQCLECGKSFHRAHYLPRHQRTHIGETPYKCLECGKSFSYKEYLTKHERTHTGKKPYRCLECGMSFSENSYLTSHQRTHTGEKPYKCLECGKSFHRAKSFRRHQRTHTGQKPYKCLECGKSFTDKGNLSKHQITHMKEKPCKCLECGRSFSDKKSLTQHERMHTGKKPYKCLECGKSFNRAHSLPKHLITHTGEKPYKCLECGKSFSLKEYLAKHQRIHTGEKPYKCLECGKSFGDNGNLTKHQRMHTGQQPYKCLECGKSFSVNSYLTSHQRTHTGEKPYQCLVCGKSFHLAHSLPRHQRIHTGEKPYKCLECGKSFNDKGNLTKHQITHMKEKPYHCLECGKSFSISSRLTSHQSIHTGKKKNKCLECGKSFSDKGNLTKHQRKHTGDKPYECLVCGKSFHESNSLTKHKRTHTGEKPYPCLECGKSFTVSSHLISHQRIHTGEKPYQCLQCGKSFRVKGSLTEHERTHTGEKPYKCLECGKSFCRRSRLTSHQRIHTREKPSNGL, from the exons GCTCtggtgacctttgaggaggtggctgtgcatttcagtgaggaggagtgggctctgctggatctggaCCAAAAAGCcctgcacagggaagtcatggaggagaattttTGGAATGTTGCCTCTCTGG GTGGCaggtgggagaggaaggagggaaaagCCCACAGAAGATTGTTGGGAGATGCCAGATATGAAAACGGAGATCTAAAGAGAATGAAAATGGAAGCAAAACAGAAGAGGAGCAATGGACCTTTTGCGACTCAGCATGGTGACCTCCATAAAAGCACAAtccaggggggaaaggaggaagtaaGAGAGAGAAGTCTGTGCCTTGCGTATAAGGAAAGCTTGAGTTTTGAAACAAGCCTTCAACCTCAGTGGAAAATGCACATagaagagaaaccatataaatgcttggaatgtggaaagagcttcagtgtgaATGCATACCTCATttcacatcaaagaatccacagtggggagaagccatatcagtgcctggagtgtggaaagagcttccatcGAGCACACTACCTGCctagacatcaaagaacccacattGGGGAGacgccatataaatgcttggagtgtggaaagagcttcagctacAAGGAATATCTTACTAAACATGAAAGAACACACACTGGGaagaaaccatatagatgcttggagtgtggaatgagcttcagtgaAAATTCATACCTCACTTCACATCAGaggacccacactggggagaaaccatataaatgcctggagtgtggaaagagcttccatcGAGCAAAGTCCTTTCGtagacatcaaagaacccacacagggcagaaaccatataaatgcctggagtgtggaaagagcttcactgacaAAGGAAATCTTTCAAAACATCAAATCACACACATGAAAGAGAAACCCtgtaaatgtttggagtgtggaaggagcttcagtgaCAAGAAATCTCTTACTCAACATGAAAGAATGCACACTGggaagaaaccatataaatgcttggagtgcggaaaaaGCTTCAATCGAGCACACTCCCTTCCTAAACATCTAataacccacactggggagaaaccatataaatgcttggagtgtggaaagagcttcagcctcAAGGAATATCTTGctaaacatcaaagaatccacactggggaaaaaccatataaatgcctggagtgtggaaagagctttggcGACAATGGAAATCTTACAAAACATCAAAGAATGCACACTGGGCagcaaccatataaatgcttggagtgtggaaagagcttcagtgtgaATTCATACCTCACTTCACATcagagaacccacactggggagaagccatatcAATGCTTagtgtgcggaaagagcttcCATCTAGCTCATTCCCTTcctagacatcaaagaatccacactggggagaaaccatataagtgcttggagtgtggaaagagcttcaatgacAAGGGAAACCTTACAAAACATCAAATAACACACATGAAAGAGAAACCGTATcactgcttggagtgtggaaagagcttcagtataaGTTCACGCCTCACTTCACATCAAAGTATTCACACAGGGaagaaaaaaaataaatgtttggaatgtggaaagagcttcagtgacaaGGGAAATCTTACTAAACATCAAAGAAAACACACTGGAGataaaccatatgaatgcttggtgtgtggaaaaagcttccatGAATCAAACTCTCTTACCAAACATAAAAGAACACACACAGGCGAGAAACCATATccctgcttggagtgtggaaagagcttcactgtgaGTTCACACCTCATttcacatcaaaggattcacactggggagaaaccatatcaatgcttgcagtgtggaaagagcttcagggtCAAGGGAAGTCTTACTGAACATGAAAgaacacacactggggagaaaccctataaatgcttggagtgtggaaagagcttctgtcggCGCTCACGCCTCACttcacatcaaaggattcacactaGAGAAAAACCATCTAATGGCTTATAG
- the LOC128344816 gene encoding zinc finger protein 420-like isoform X3 yields the protein MKMEAKQKRSNGPFATQHGDLHKSTIQGGKEEVRERSLCLAYKESLSFETSLQPQWKMHIEEKPYKCLECGKSFSVNAYLISHQRIHSGEKPYQCLECGKSFHRAHYLPRHQRTHIGETPYKCLECGKSFSYKEYLTKHERTHTGKKPYRCLECGMSFSENSYLTSHQRTHTGEKPYKCLECGKSFHRAKSFRRHQRTHTGQKPYKCLECGKSFTDKGNLSKHQITHMKEKPCKCLECGRSFSDKKSLTQHERMHTGKKPYKCLECGKSFNRAHSLPKHLITHTGEKPYKCLECGKSFSLKEYLAKHQRIHTGEKPYKCLECGKSFGDNGNLTKHQRMHTGQQPYKCLECGKSFSVNSYLTSHQRTHTGEKPYQCLVCGKSFHLAHSLPRHQRIHTGEKPYKCLECGKSFNDKGNLTKHQITHMKEKPYHCLECGKSFSISSRLTSHQSIHTGKKKNKCLECGKSFSDKGNLTKHQRKHTGDKPYECLVCGKSFHESNSLTKHKRTHTGEKPYPCLECGKSFTVSSHLISHQRIHTGEKPYQCLQCGKSFRVKGSLTEHERTHTGEKPYKCLECGKSFCRRSRLTSHQRIHTREKPSNGL from the coding sequence ATGAAAATGGAAGCAAAACAGAAGAGGAGCAATGGACCTTTTGCGACTCAGCATGGTGACCTCCATAAAAGCACAAtccaggggggaaaggaggaagtaaGAGAGAGAAGTCTGTGCCTTGCGTATAAGGAAAGCTTGAGTTTTGAAACAAGCCTTCAACCTCAGTGGAAAATGCACATagaagagaaaccatataaatgcttggaatgtggaaagagcttcagtgtgaATGCATACCTCATttcacatcaaagaatccacagtggggagaagccatatcagtgcctggagtgtggaaagagcttccatcGAGCACACTACCTGCctagacatcaaagaacccacattGGGGAGacgccatataaatgcttggagtgtggaaagagcttcagctacAAGGAATATCTTACTAAACATGAAAGAACACACACTGGGaagaaaccatatagatgcttggagtgtggaatgagcttcagtgaAAATTCATACCTCACTTCACATCAGaggacccacactggggagaaaccatataaatgcctggagtgtggaaagagcttccatcGAGCAAAGTCCTTTCGtagacatcaaagaacccacacagggcagaaaccatataaatgcctggagtgtggaaagagcttcactgacaAAGGAAATCTTTCAAAACATCAAATCACACACATGAAAGAGAAACCCtgtaaatgtttggagtgtggaaggagcttcagtgaCAAGAAATCTCTTACTCAACATGAAAGAATGCACACTGggaagaaaccatataaatgcttggagtgcggaaaaaGCTTCAATCGAGCACACTCCCTTCCTAAACATCTAataacccacactggggagaaaccatataaatgcttggagtgtggaaagagcttcagcctcAAGGAATATCTTGctaaacatcaaagaatccacactggggaaaaaccatataaatgcctggagtgtggaaagagctttggcGACAATGGAAATCTTACAAAACATCAAAGAATGCACACTGGGCagcaaccatataaatgcttggagtgtggaaagagcttcagtgtgaATTCATACCTCACTTCACATcagagaacccacactggggagaagccatatcAATGCTTagtgtgcggaaagagcttcCATCTAGCTCATTCCCTTcctagacatcaaagaatccacactggggagaaaccatataagtgcttggagtgtggaaagagcttcaatgacAAGGGAAACCTTACAAAACATCAAATAACACACATGAAAGAGAAACCGTATcactgcttggagtgtggaaagagcttcagtataaGTTCACGCCTCACTTCACATCAAAGTATTCACACAGGGaagaaaaaaaataaatgtttggaatgtggaaagagcttcagtgacaaGGGAAATCTTACTAAACATCAAAGAAAACACACTGGAGataaaccatatgaatgcttggtgtgtggaaaaagcttccatGAATCAAACTCTCTTACCAAACATAAAAGAACACACACAGGCGAGAAACCATATccctgcttggagtgtggaaagagcttcactgtgaGTTCACACCTCATttcacatcaaaggattcacactggggagaaaccatatcaatgcttgcagtgtggaaagagcttcagggtCAAGGGAAGTCTTACTGAACATGAAAgaacacacactggggagaaaccctataaatgcttggagtgtggaaagagcttctgtcggCGCTCACGCCTCACttcacatcaaaggattcacactaGAGAAAAACCATCTAATGGCTTATAG